CGTCGGCCTCGTGGCCAACCAGCCGCGGGTCAACGCCGGCACGCTCACCGTCGACGCCTCGATGAAGGCCTCGCGCTTCGTGCGCTTCTGCGACTCGTTCAACATCCCGATCGTTACCTTCGTCGACGTGCCCGGCTACATGCCCGGAACGGAGCAGGAACACCGCGGAATCATCCGCCACGGCGCAAAGCTCCTCTACGCGTACGCGGAGGCAACCGTCCCGCTCCTGACGGTGATCACCCGGAAGGCCTACGGCGGCGCCTACTGTGTCATGGCCTCGAAGAACCTCGGCGCGGACGTCAACTACGCCTGGCCGACAGCCGAAATCGCCGTCATGGGACCGAAGGGCGCAGTCAACATCCTCTACCGCGAGGAACTCGCCGAAGCGGACAATCCCGACGAACTCCGCGAGGAACTCATCGAGGAGTACCGCGAGGAGTTCGCAAACCCCTACACCGCGACGGACAAAGGCTTCCTCGACGACGTGATCGTCCCGACCGAAACTCGCCCACGCCTGATCGCCGACCTCGAGATGCTGGAAACCAAGCGCGAACAGAATCCGGACAAGAAACACGGCAACATCCCACTCTAACATGACCGCACAGCACCCCGACGCCGAAACCGGCGACGCCGTTACACAGGCTCCGGCGGAGGACGACTCCTCCGAAGCCAACTCACCGTCGCCGTCGGCGAGCGACGGTCCGCTTCCGTCTGGTGTTGCACTCGAGTTACCGGCCAATGCGGACGACGAGGAGGCGGCGGCTATCGTGGCTGCGATTGGCGCACACCTCCACGATCAGGCCCAAGCGGCCGCTGCAGCGGCGGCCCAGACGGAGGAGACGTGGGAAGGCAAGCGCTGGTCGTTCGCGGGCCGTGTACGTGCTCAGCAGGGCACAGACGTTCGTGTACCGAAGTCGGCACCGACGGACGCGTGGACCGCAGCGGGTCGGACGGATCGGTTCTGAATCCAGCTGCCCGCGACACACATCTTCACACGCGTTTCGGCGACGGCGAACTGATTCTCGCCTCGTTGCGAAAAAGTAAGGTAGTGCCCCCGCAACCGTTCCCACAGGAATGTTCAGGAAGGTTCTCGTGGCGAACCGCGGCGAGATCGCGGTCCGCGTGATGCGGGCGTGCGAGGAGTTGAACGTTGGGACTGTCGCAATCTACTCTGAGGCTGACAAGGGCTCGGGACACGTTCGGTACGCCGACGAGGCGTACAACGTCGGTCCCGCTCGCGCGGCGGATTCGTATCTCGATCACGAGGCCGTTATCGAGGCCGCACAGAAAGCCGACGCTGACGCGATCCACCCCGGCTACGGCTTCCTCGCGGAGAACGCGGAGTTCGCGAGCAAGGTCGAGGCAGCCGATGGAATCACCTGGATCGGCCCGTCCAGCGACGCCATGGAATCGCTCGGCGAGAAGACGAAGGCCCGCCAGATCATGGACGAAGCAGCGGTGCCGATCGTCCCCGGAACGACGGACCCGGTCACCGACCCCGACGAGGTCGCTGCCTTCGGCGACGAACACGGCTACCCGATCGCCATCAAGGCCGAAGGTGGTGGCGGTGGCCGCGGCATGAAGGTCGTCTGGGACCAAAGCGAGATCGAAGACCAGTTAGAGAGTGCAAAGCGCGAGGGTGAGGCGTACTTCGACAACGACTCTGTCTATCTGGAGCGCTACCTCGAACAGCCCCGCCACATCGAAATCCAGATTCTCGCGGATGGACACGGCAACGTCCGCCATCTCGGTGAGCGCGACTGTTCACTCCAGCGCCGCCACCAGAAGGTCATCGAGGAAGGCCCATCCGCAGCCCTCTCCGAGGAACTGCGCGAAAAGATCGGCGAGGCCGCCCGCCGCGGGGTCGCCGCCGCGGACTACACCAACGCCGGCACCGTCGAGTTCCTCGTCGAGGAAGAGCCCGGACGCGGCCCCGAGGAACCCCTCGGTCCCGACGCGAACTTCTACTTCCTCGAGGTCAACACCCGGATCCAGGTCGAGCACACGGTCACCGAGGAAATCACGGGCATCGACATCGTCAAGCGCCAGATTCAGATCGCAGCGGGCGAGGAAGTCGATTTCACACAGGAAGAGGTGGACATCGACGGCCACGCGATGGAGTTCCGAATTAACGCCGAGAACGCGGCCGAGGACTTCGCCCCCGCGACCGGCGGCACACTCGAGACGTACGATCCGCCAGGTGGGGTCGGCGTCCGGATGGATGACGCGCTCCGACAGGGCGACGAACTCGTCACAGACTACGACTCGATGATCGCGAAGCTGATCGTCTGGGGCGAGGACCGCGAGGAGTGTATCGACCGCTCGCTGCGCGCCCTGAGTGAGTACGAAATCGCGGGCATCCCGACGATTATCCCGTTCCATCGCCTGATGCTCACCGACGAGGAGTTCGTCGCGAGTACGCACACGACGAAGTATCTCGACAACGAACTCGACGAGAGTCGGATCGAGGAAGCCCAGGAGCAGTGGGGCGGCGACACCGGCAGCGGTGCCAGCGACGACGAGGAGACCGTCGAACGCGAGTTCACCGTCGAAGTCAACGGCAAGCGCTTCGAGGTCGAACTCGCAGAGCACGGCGCGCCGGCAATTCCGGTCGGTGACGTCGACGCAAGCGGCGCGTCCGGCCCGCCACAGCCCGCGGGCGGCGACAGCAGCGGTGACGACGATATCGCTGGCGACGGCGAGACCGTCGACGCTGAAATGCAGGGAACGATTCTGGACGTCGCCGTCGAAGAGGGTGACGAGGTCGCAGCGGGCGACGTGCTGGTCGTCCTCGAGGCGATGAAGATGGAGAACGATATCGTGGCCTCCCGCGGCGGCACCGTCACCGAAATTGCCGTCGAGGAAGAACAGAGCGTTGACATGGGCGATACGCTGGTCGTTTTGGAGTAACGCCGAACGGCGGACACCGGACCGATCAGCAACAGAACATGAACGGGTAGACCAGCGCGACTCGGTCGCCGTTTTCGAGTTCCGTATCGAACCCCGCGTCGTGTTCGTTGAACCGACCGTTGATACAGACCCGCGCGTAGGGCCGCGTCTGCTCACCTTCTGGATTCTTGCGCCAGGTTCCCGGCAGTTCGTCGGGGACCGGTTCCCAGCCGCGTGCGGTGGCGTCGGCCTCTGTTTCGGCGATCAACATTTCTTCGAGGTCGTGCGCGTCGAACTCGTCGAAGAACGACTCGATAAACTCACGAAGTCGCGTTCCCGGGAAGGTGTACTCGAGTTCGTGTGTTCCAAGAGCGGTTCTGACGTGGCCGGTGCAGCGGACGGTGACGGTGGTCGTATCCGTGCCAGCGCTTGTACCCGACTCTGGGTCACCATCGACCGGCGACGAACTGGAATCGGGACTGTCGTCAGTGGGCGCGTCGGCAGTCATACTCGAGTACAGGCCGTCAGGAACAAAGCAACTGTATCCGAACGTGTTCGGCCGCTGTTCGAATCCGTTTCGGGAGGAGAGTTAGTCTGTGCGGTATTCGCTGGATATGGTGGCAGTCCCAGTCCCAGTCCCAGTCCCTCGAACACCCTGCTACGGCGCTGGCTCCGTGACAGTCCGGACATCACCCGAGACGGCGTCGACGCTGAGTCGAACGGGGTCGTCCGCCTCCGGCGTTTCGAACTGGAAGTACCAGGTGGCACTGGTTCGGCGCGGTTCGGCAGCGAGTGCGTCGACGGCGTAGCCTTCTTCGGCAGCTCGTTCGCGTGCGCGTGCTTCGGCGTCCTCGAGGTCCGTGAGCTGGATTTCATCGGTCGCGCGAACCGTGACGATTGGCATCTCCGCCATGCGGACGACTCGTTCCGTGACGCTACCGACCAGCACCCGATCGAGCCCCGTTCGTCCCTGGGTTCCCATGACGATCATGTCGACGTCGTTCTCGTCGGCGTACTCGAGTATCACCTCGTGTGGGACGCCGTTTTCGACGCTGGTTGTCGCCTCGATGCCGGCGTGTGTGGCTTCGGCGGCGACGTGGTTGACCGCGTGGTGCGCCGTCGGCGTCGCTTCCTCGCTCTCGAGCGTGCCGAGCGGTCCTTCCGGGACGACCGAGAGTGCGTGGACTCGTGCGTCGAATTGCTCCGCGATAGTGAGTCCGTGTGCGATCGAGCGGCGAGTTCCGTCGCTCCCGTCAGTTGGGATGAGGACGTCCTGATACATTGCTCTGGATACCCAGGATTGGCGGTACAGACGTAAATAGGCTTGACTGTGCCGGGGTGGAGTCCCCTGTGAGCGATCCAGCCACCACCACTGGCAGTCATAACGCCGGAAGGTAGCTGACCATACAGTTTAAACAATGTAAATATTTTTTATGCCACGCGACAACGTACCGCTCGGTACATGACAAATCTCGTCACGAACGTCGCGGCGGCCGTCGAGGAGCACGGATCGAACACCGCGATCGGCTTTCAGGGGGACGACACCAGCTACGAGGAGTTCTGGGCACAGACCGGAGCCTTCGCGACTGCACTCGAGTCCCGCGGCGTGGGCGAGGGTGATCGGGTTGCGCTCTACCTGCCGAACGTGCCGCCGTTCCTGATCGGTTTCCACGGGACGCTGCGCGCCGGCGGGGTCGTCGTGCCAATGAATCCGCAGTACAAGGCCCGCGAGATCAGCCACCTGCTGGGCGACAGCGAGGCAAAGGTGGTCGTCACGCTGGCAGATCTGGTTCCGTTCGTTACGGAAGTACAGGACGAGACGAGCGTCGAGCACGTCGTCAGTGTGGGCGGCGAGGCCGAGGGCGCAACGGAGTTCACGGCGTTCCTCGAGCGCGGTGCGCCGGACATCGCCGACCGCGCGGACGACGACGTGGCGGTCCAGCCCTACACGTCGGGGACGACGGGCAAGCCGAAGGGCGTCCAACTCACCCACAGCAACCTCGCCTCGAACGCGAAGGCGTCGGCGGAGCTGGTCCCAGACGGAATCCGCCCTGACGACAAGCAACTGGGCGTTCTCCCGCTGTTCCACATCTACGGGATGACCGTCACGATGAACGGGGCACTGTTCAACGGCGCGGGCTACTACCCGATGCCCAAGTGGGACGCTCAGGACGCCGTCTCGCTCGTCGCGGACGCAGGAATCACGATTTTCCACGGCGTGCCGGCGATGTACAACGACGTGATCAACCAGCCCAACGCCGAGGAATTCGACTTCTCCTCGGTTCGCCTCTGTGGTGTCGGTGGTTCCGGCATCCCGACCGAAGTGCTGCGCCGGTTCGAAGAACTCTACGAGCCCGACGTCTACGAGGGGTACGGACTCACGGAGACAGCCCCGATTACGCACTTCAATAGTCCGATCGAGGGCCGGCGCGTCGGGAGCATCGGGAAAACGGTCCCCGGCGTCGACTCGAAGGTCGTCGATAGCGATTTCGAGGAGGTCGACCCCGTTGAGGAAGGTCCAGTCGACGAAGACGAGGTCGACCTGACGGAGACGACAGGCGAGATCGTCGTCGCTGGACCGAACGTGATGAAGGGCTACTACGGCCTGCCCGAGGCCAACGAGGAGGCGTTCACCGAAGCGGGCGGGCGAACCTGGTTCCACACCGGCGACATCGGTTATCAGGACGAGGACGGCTTCTTCTACGTCGTCGACCGCGAGAAGCACATGATCGTCACCGGCGGCTACAACGTCTACCCGCGCGAGGTCGAAGAGTTACTCTTCGAGCACGAAGACGTGGCCGACGCCGCCGTCGCGGGGATTCCGGACGATCGGCGCGGCGAGACGGTGAAGGCGTTCATCGTGCCGACGCCCGATGCCGATGCGACCCCAGAAGATCTCAAGGAGTACTGCCTGACCAACCTCGCGGAGTACAAACACCCACGCGAGGTCGAGTTCGTGGAGGAACTGCCCCGAACGACGACCGGCAAGGTTCAGAAGTTCAAGCTCCGCGAGCGCGAGGAGGACGCTGAAGCGGCCGATGAAGACGCAGACGCAGAGACGGGGGCCGAATGATGTCCCTCGGCGAGGCCGTCCATCTCGAGTCCAGCGACGACGGACACGTCGCGACAATCACGCTCGACCAGCCAGACCGTCGCAACGCGCTCTCACGCGAGATTAACGCTGGAATCACCGAGGCGCTCGACGTGATCGAAGACGACGAGGTGTATGCCGATGCCCGCTGTGTCGTCATCGAGGGCTCGGGTGGTTCGTTCTCCGCCGGCGGCGATATCGAGGCCATGATCGAGGGGCTGGAGGGAGACATGCCCCTCGACGAGCGCGTGCGGGCACTCGAGCGCCGGACGAATCAACTCATGGCCCGACTCGTCTCGTTCCCGCTGCCGACGATTGCGCTAGTCGACGGTCCCGCCGTGGGTGCCGGGGCGAACCTGGCCATCGCGTGTGACATGCAGCTCGCAACCGCAGACGCCGCCTTCGGCTTCGTCTTCCGCCAGGTCGGGCTGAGCATCGACGCTGGCACGTCGTACCTGCTCCCGCGAATCGTCGGCGAAAACGTCGCACAGGAACTCGTCCTGACGGGTGACATCATCGGCGCGGACCGCGCGGCCGACCTCGGACTGGTCAACCACGTCTACCCGAGCGAGGAGTTCGACGAGCGCGCCGAGGAGTTCGTCGAGAAGATCGTCGCCGGGCCGCCGGTCGCGATGCGCCACATGAAACGGCTCATTGGCGAAGGACTGGACAAGTCACTCGAGCAGGCGCTGACTGACGAGGCGACGGCACAGGGGATCGTCTTCCAGACCGACGACCACGCAGAGGGTGTGAGCGCCTTCTTCGAGGACCGAGAGCCCGAGTACGAGGGTCGCTAACCGACGCACCCCTCGTTCGCTGCACGCTCGTCACCGAACGAGCGTCGAAACGCGCGCGTTCTCCTTTATTTGTATCCCACCGTCGGCAACCGACAGCGGCACCAACGGCAGGTGCGATCGAACCTGCACCGTCGGATGCGAGCCGCCGCGAGCCAGCAACTCGTTTCGCGGCTGCAGCTGGAGCGGTTCCTCGAGATCGCCCAGAAACTCGTTGTGCTGGACGACGTACTGACCGCCGCCGAGGTCCCACCAGCCGAACTCGTCGTCCGGCGCTCGCAGTTCCGTCGGCACCGGCTCGAGATCGGCATCTTCGAGTTCGTCACCGCCGAAATCGAGTTGGCCAGGGCCGGCGACCTCGTAGATCGCGCTCACCGTCAGATCGACACCGCCGTCGTGGATCTGCGTCGGCTCGTGTACCAGGTTTTCGACGGCCGAAGCGAGCGATTCGTCTGCAGTCGAATCGGCGTCTGGGTCGGAGTCGATTGACATCTCGGGGAAGACTGACCGCAGAGATGAGTAAAAAGATGGCGCTCGAGTCAGTCGAATACCCCGAGTAGGCGCAAACTGCGCCGGCGGCTGAACTTGTATCTGCCTGGGCTCGAAACGACGGTCTATGGACGTGAGACAGGACCGGCTGCGGGCCGACATCGAGGCGAACGCGACGTTCGGTGCACTCGAGTACGACGATTCAGACACACCGAACGAGGATGGCGGCGACAGGGAGGGACAAGAACAGGCACAGGCACAGGCACAGACACAGGCACAGGCACAGGCACAGACACAGGCACAGGAACAGGCACAGCCACAGACACAGGCACAGGAACAGGCACAGCCACAGACACAGGCACAGGAACAGGCACAGCCACAGACACAGGCACAGGCACAGCCACAGACACAGCCACAGCCACAGACACAGCCACAGAGACAAAAACACGGCCGAACCGTCCGCACCGGAACCGAGGCAAACCGGCGGGCCAGAGATCATCTCGTTTCCCGACTCGAGGACGCCGGGCTCGCAGTCGAGATAGACGCCGTCGGCAACATCACTGGTACATGGACGCCGGAGAGCGCAGACCCCGACGCCGCCCCCGTCGCGGCCGGGAGCCACCTCGACTCCGTTCCCGAGGGCGGCATCTTCGACGGCCCACTCGGTGTCTACGCCGCACTCGAGTCCGTCCGCGCGCTGCAGGACGCCGAGGCCGAGCCAGAACGGCCAATCAGCGTCGTTTGCTTCACTGAGGAGGAGGGGACCCGCTTCGGTGGCGGACTGCTTGGTTCGTCGGTTGCGACCGGCCAGCTTGGGGTCGAGGAGGCGCTAGCCGCAACGGACGACAACGGTGTGCAGTTGGGCGACGCACTCGAGAACATCGGCTACCGCGGCGAGGGTGTACTCGACCCCGCTGACTGGGACTCATTTCTCGAACTGCACGTCGAGCAGGACACCCGACTCGAGGATGCGGGCGTTCCCGTCGGCGTCGTCTCAACGATCACCGGTATCGCGCACGCCACTGCGACGTTTACCGGTGAGACGAACCACGCGGGGACGACAGGAATGGCTGAGCGGGCGGATGCGTTCACAGCTGCGAGTGCGTTCACGTTGGCACTCGAGGAGGCCGGGATGGAGGCGGCGCTCGCGGGTGTGAGTGAGGCTGCTGACAATGGCGACGCTGACGCGGACGGTATAGACGAACCCATAGGAGGCACAGCAGTCGCAACCGTCGGCAAATGCAACGTCGCCCCAAACGCGACGAACGTCGTCCCCGGCCGCGTCGAACTCGGCGTTGACATCCGGGACGTCGACAGCGAGACGATGGCTGGCCTGCTTGAGCGAGCGGAACAGGTACTGGCACGAATCGAAGCCGAACGGCCGGTCGAGACCACCTTCGAACTCGAACTCGATGTCGCGCCAGCGCCGATGAGCAAGCGCTGCCGGGAAGCACTCGAGTCCGGTGCCGATGCCACGACAGTTGAGTCGCGCATCCTGCACTCGGGCGCGGCCCACGACGCGATGTGCGTCTCGCGGGTGACCGATGCCGGGATGCTCTTTGCGCCGTCTCGAGATGGGCTCTCGCACACGCCACTCGAGTGGACTGACTGGGACGACTGCGCGACGGCGACGCGGGTGCTTGCCGAGGCGATTGCACGGCTCGCCGGCGCAGCGTCGGACTGATACGGTTTCCCGTACGTCAGCCCCGGCGCAACCACGACCCATGCGGCGGTTGCGCCGGTACATCGGTACAGCAATCCGTATGAGTGTACCGCGCCCTGACCTTGATATGGGCTCGGCGGGAGGGGTCAGCTATGGTCGACGTTCTCGCAGACGAGATCAGGCGTTTCGTTCGCGCGGTCGGTCCCGAACCCGACGAGACGCTGGCGGAGATGGACCGCTTCGCCGAGGAACACGGATTCCCACACGTCGGGCCGGAGGTTGGCGCGTTCCTTCGGTTCGTTGCCCGCATGAGCGACGCCGAACGCATCTTTGAGTTCGGTTCAGGCTATGGCTACTCCGCCTACTGGTTCGCCGACGCGCTCCCAGACGATGGAAGCGGCGAGATCGTCCTCACCGAGGTCGACGAAGACGAACTCGAGCAGGCCCGTGAGTACATGGCCGCAGGCGGCTACGACGACCTCGCACGGTACGAACTCGGTGACGCGGTCGAGACCGCAAAAGGGTACGACGGCCCCTTCGACGTGGTGTTGATCGACATCCAGAAACACCAGTACGAAGATGCCTTCGAGGCGATTCGATCGAAAATCCCGGTTGGAGGCGTCATCGTTGCCGACAACGCCATCTCGGCGAGCGTTATCGAATTCGAGAACCTGCTCGATATGGTCGAGGCCGCACAGGCCGGCGACGACGCGGCACGCCGCGTCATCGAAGCCGAGAGCAACGAACACACGCGCGGCATCGCGGACTATCTCGACCGCGTGACGGCAGATTCGGCGTTCGAGACGGTCGTCATCCCGCTTGGAGAAGGAATCGCAGTGAGCTACCGCGTCGAGTAATCCGAGGTGTCGCCCTCGAGCACCTGTTCTTCTGGCGTGTCGACACCGACTGTCGCGCCGTACTCTCGGAAGCCGAGGAACGTCGT
The DNA window shown above is from Natrialba magadii ATCC 43099 and carries:
- a CDS encoding M20 family metallo-hydrolase, translating into MDVRQDRLRADIEANATFGALEYDDSDTPNEDGGDREGQEQAQAQAQTQAQAQAQTQAQEQAQPQTQAQEQAQPQTQAQEQAQPQTQAQAQPQTQPQPQTQPQRQKHGRTVRTGTEANRRARDHLVSRLEDAGLAVEIDAVGNITGTWTPESADPDAAPVAAGSHLDSVPEGGIFDGPLGVYAALESVRALQDAEAEPERPISVVCFTEEEGTRFGGGLLGSSVATGQLGVEEALAATDDNGVQLGDALENIGYRGEGVLDPADWDSFLELHVEQDTRLEDAGVPVGVVSTITGIAHATATFTGETNHAGTTGMAERADAFTAASAFTLALEEAGMEAALAGVSEAADNGDADADGIDEPIGGTAVATVGKCNVAPNATNVVPGRVELGVDIRDVDSETMAGLLERAEQVLARIEAERPVETTFELELDVAPAPMSKRCREALESGADATTVESRILHSGAAHDAMCVSRVTDAGMLFAPSRDGLSHTPLEWTDWDDCATATRVLAEAIARLAGAASD
- a CDS encoding universal stress protein translates to MYQDVLIPTDGSDGTRRSIAHGLTIAEQFDARVHALSVVPEGPLGTLESEEATPTAHHAVNHVAAEATHAGIEATTSVENGVPHEVILEYADENDVDMIVMGTQGRTGLDRVLVGSVTERVVRMAEMPIVTVRATDEIQLTDLEDAEARARERAAEEGYAVDALAAEPRRTSATWYFQFETPEADDPVRLSVDAVSGDVRTVTEPAP
- a CDS encoding enoyl-CoA hydratase/isomerase family protein produces the protein MSLGEAVHLESSDDGHVATITLDQPDRRNALSREINAGITEALDVIEDDEVYADARCVVIEGSGGSFSAGGDIEAMIEGLEGDMPLDERVRALERRTNQLMARLVSFPLPTIALVDGPAVGAGANLAIACDMQLATADAAFGFVFRQVGLSIDAGTSYLLPRIVGENVAQELVLTGDIIGADRAADLGLVNHVYPSEEFDERAEEFVEKIVAGPPVAMRHMKRLIGEGLDKSLEQALTDEATAQGIVFQTDDHAEGVSAFFEDREPEYEGR
- a CDS encoding dCTP deaminase/dUTPase family protein: MSIDSDPDADSTADESLASAVENLVHEPTQIHDGGVDLTVSAIYEVAGPGQLDFGGDELEDADLEPVPTELRAPDDEFGWWDLGGGQYVVQHNEFLGDLEEPLQLQPRNELLARGGSHPTVQVRSHLPLVPLSVADGGIQIKENARVSTLVR
- a CDS encoding O-methyltransferase; the protein is MVDVLADEIRRFVRAVGPEPDETLAEMDRFAEEHGFPHVGPEVGAFLRFVARMSDAERIFEFGSGYGYSAYWFADALPDDGSGEIVLTEVDEDELEQAREYMAAGGYDDLARYELGDAVETAKGYDGPFDVVLIDIQKHQYEDAFEAIRSKIPVGGVIVADNAISASVIEFENLLDMVEAAQAGDDAARRVIEAESNEHTRGIADYLDRVTADSAFETVVIPLGEGIAVSYRVE
- a CDS encoding long-chain-fatty-acid--CoA ligase, giving the protein MTNLVTNVAAAVEEHGSNTAIGFQGDDTSYEEFWAQTGAFATALESRGVGEGDRVALYLPNVPPFLIGFHGTLRAGGVVVPMNPQYKAREISHLLGDSEAKVVVTLADLVPFVTEVQDETSVEHVVSVGGEAEGATEFTAFLERGAPDIADRADDDVAVQPYTSGTTGKPKGVQLTHSNLASNAKASAELVPDGIRPDDKQLGVLPLFHIYGMTVTMNGALFNGAGYYPMPKWDAQDAVSLVADAGITIFHGVPAMYNDVINQPNAEEFDFSSVRLCGVGGSGIPTEVLRRFEELYEPDVYEGYGLTETAPITHFNSPIEGRRVGSIGKTVPGVDSKVVDSDFEEVDPVEEGPVDEDEVDLTETTGEIVVAGPNVMKGYYGLPEANEEAFTEAGGRTWFHTGDIGYQDEDGFFYVVDREKHMIVTGGYNVYPREVEELLFEHEDVADAAVAGIPDDRRGETVKAFIVPTPDADATPEDLKEYCLTNLAEYKHPREVEFVEELPRTTTGKVQKFKLREREEDAEAADEDADAETGAE
- a CDS encoding acetyl-CoA carboxylase biotin carboxylase subunit translates to MFRKVLVANRGEIAVRVMRACEELNVGTVAIYSEADKGSGHVRYADEAYNVGPARAADSYLDHEAVIEAAQKADADAIHPGYGFLAENAEFASKVEAADGITWIGPSSDAMESLGEKTKARQIMDEAAVPIVPGTTDPVTDPDEVAAFGDEHGYPIAIKAEGGGGGRGMKVVWDQSEIEDQLESAKREGEAYFDNDSVYLERYLEQPRHIEIQILADGHGNVRHLGERDCSLQRRHQKVIEEGPSAALSEELREKIGEAARRGVAAADYTNAGTVEFLVEEEPGRGPEEPLGPDANFYFLEVNTRIQVEHTVTEEITGIDIVKRQIQIAAGEEVDFTQEEVDIDGHAMEFRINAENAAEDFAPATGGTLETYDPPGGVGVRMDDALRQGDELVTDYDSMIAKLIVWGEDREECIDRSLRALSEYEIAGIPTIIPFHRLMLTDEEFVASTHTTKYLDNELDESRIEEAQEQWGGDTGSGASDDEETVEREFTVEVNGKRFEVELAEHGAPAIPVGDVDASGASGPPQPAGGDSSGDDDIAGDGETVDAEMQGTILDVAVEEGDEVAAGDVLVVLEAMKMENDIVASRGGTVTEIAVEEEQSVDMGDTLVVLE